The nucleotide window CATCTTTGAGCACCTAGCTTCTTATAACCAGCCTGAGGTTGTTTGTTCATCTGTATAACTTTTCACTGATTAGAGAGCTGGAACATTGCTAATTGATCATAGCTTTTGTTACAGGAACAGAAGTTTCTTATTGGACTTATTCTCATGGTCCCTGTCTATGCCCTGGAATCGGTATGATTGATAAGCTTACTACTATATATGATGTTACATCCCATATTTAGAATAGTTTCCTGATTCTTGGATCTTTATGATTCTCTTCCTGCAGTTTCTGTCTTTGCTGAACTCAGAAGCAGCTTTTAACTGCGAGGTGATTCGAGATTGTTATGAAGCTTTTGCACTCTACTGCTTTGAGAGATACATGATAGCTTGCCTAGGTAAATGCTTCACATTCTTGATTCACTTGAAGATATCTTTGGGATTCTTGTTTTCATCTCTGTATCCTCCACAGATGGAGAAGACCGTACGATTGAATTCATGGAGCAACAGACAGTGATCACCCAGACCACTCCTCTTCTCGAAGGCACATGTTCTTATAAAGTTGTGGAGCATCCTTTCCCAATGAACTGCTTCCTTAAAGACTGGAACCTTGGTCCTCAGTTTTATCACGCTGTCAAAATTGGCATCGTTCAATATGTATGTCACTGctgtcataaaaaaaaaacttgtggaCTTATTATATACTGTATGATCTATTCAACTgactttaaaaaattttatgCTTCAGATGATACTGAAGATGATCTGTGCTCTATTAGCAATGCTCCTTGAAGCCTTTGGAGTTTATGGAGAAGGCAAGTTCCAATGGAACTACGGGTAATCTTCTTTCCTTTCATCATCCATTCTTGGGGACAACCTAATGAAACAttcaaattaagaaaaaactaATTAGTACTCCCTCTATTCCCGAAAGTAGGatttttctagattttttttgtttgttttaaaatgatagattttCTAGAATCTTAAGGTACTTTTATTAGTTAATGTTGATAGATTGTATATTCTTAAGAaacattaattgaaaatattcgaattaattaaatattattggttGATAGTTATTCGAAAATGTATAAGAAAGTAAACTAAAGTTCTTAAGAAGTGTTTATAGTCTCCAAAATCTCAGATTCGGCCCTGTATGATGTTCGTCCTCGTCTTGATTCTAACTTGGTATGATTATTGTATGTTGTCTCATTTGCAGGTATCCATATCTGGCTGTCGTCCTGAACTTCAGCCAAACATGGGCACTGTATTGCCTTGTGCAGTTCTACAACGTCATCAAAGACAAGCTAGCACCCATCAAACCATTAGCCAAGTTCTTAACCTTCAAGTCTATTGTATTCCTCACCTGGTGGCAAGGCATCATCGTCGCGTTCCTCTTCTCCATGGGGATTTTCAAAGGGTCATTAGCTAAGGAGCTCAAAACGCGTATACAAGACTACATCATCTGCATCGAGATGGGTGTTGCCGCTGTGGTTCATCTCTACGTCTTCCCAGCGGCTCCCTACAAGCGCGGGGAGAGATGCGTCCGCAACGTAGCGGTGATGTCGGATTACGCTTCTATAGACACGCCTCCTGATCCGGAAGAGGTTAAGGACAGCGAGAGGACGACTAGGGTGAGGTACGGGAGGTATGATGATGAGAGGGAGAAGCGGTTGAATTTTCCTCAAAGCGTGCGGGATGTGGTGGTGGGGAGCGGCGAGATCATTGCGGATGACATGAGGTTCACTGTTTCTCACGTGGTGGAGCCGGTGGAGAGAGGGATAGCGAAGATTAACAGGACGTTCCATCAGATATCTGAAAACGTGAAGAGGTTTGagcagaagaagaggaggacTAAAGATGATTCGTATGTGATTCCGCTGAACCCGTGGACGAAAGAGTTCTCTGAGGTTCATGAGGATCTTCATGAAGGAGGGAGTGTGAGTGATAGCGGTTTGGGGAGTACGAAGCGGCGTCAACAGTCTAGAGTCTCGGGACTGTGGAGTAGAATGCGAAGGTGAGGACGAAAGAGTTCTTGTCTACTTGACCATTTGGACAAAGAAACTGTATATGTTTATGAGATGATGATGCTAATGTGATGGTTTTACTTTATACAGAGGTAACAAACAGATTGCTACTAACTAAGTTTTCTCTACTCTTAATACAAACTTTATGGAGAAGTTAGAATCTGTATTTCGCTTATGACAGATGTTTACattaaaaaagattttaaaaaaattgttgtggTTAAAGAATCTTATCCTAGAATCTGTTGTGAACCAAACTTCCATGTTGTGTTTGTTCTCATTTCTCGAATCTACCATTCAAGGTGGATAACGTTATAACCAAATGTTGAAGAAATCGTTAAACAGTAACTAGGTATTTTCTATGGgaatttaaagtttaaacgGGAATTAGgagttaataaataaattatatatttatattagataatttattttaggtttgtttataaaattattttgatgaattataaaaaatagatatacAAAAAGatttagttcaaaaaaaaagatatacaaAAAGACAAAGTTTTGGACTTACACTAATAGTATTACTAAATTTAATCGATTTATACTAATATAGATCAAACTAGGCAGTTTAAATCGATTTTTAACCacttaattcatttttaaacgTTTCAGTTATGACCAATTTACCGCTTAGGCGGACATCTTACACTATTTTAAGAACATTGGTTATAACCATTCCAAAGAGGTACAAACTGCAAAATAACTAGTAAAGAAGAGACAACATCTTCAGACATCAGGACAAGCAACACAGAGTCAAACTAATGAACCAGAGACTTGCTACTTTAGGTAAAGGGTAGAACTTAGTAGCGTACAATGtaataataacaacaacaataacatcAAGATTGTTCTTCGTCAAGGCAAAGACTTAGCCATTTGTCTAAGAACAAACTTCTGAATCTTTCCAGTAGAAGTCTTAGGAAGCTCCTCCTGAAAAACCACATTCCTCGGAACCATATACTTAGGCAGCTTCGTCTTGCAAAActctcttatctctctctcaGACACAGACCCATCAAGACACTTCAAGCTCACAAACGCGCACGGTGTCTCCCCCCACATCTTGTCTGGCTTAGCCACCACAGCTGCTTCCTTAACCACAGGGTTCGTGTACAGAACCGTCTCAACTTCCTTACTGCTAATGTTCTCTCCTCCACATATGATCACATCCTTTGATCTATCCTTGACTTCCAAGTAACCGTCCGGGTGCATCACGCCCATGTCTCCAGTGTAGAACCACCCGTCTTCTCTCATACTCGCCGCGGTACCTTCCGGGTCTTTGTAGTAGCCCAGCATAACCGAACCGCCTCTGAAGACAATCTCTCCAACGGTTACTCCATCATGCTTCACACTCTCACCAGTTAGCGTGTCCCTCACGTCAACTTCCGCAAACACAGCCGTTCTGATCCCTTGCCTTGACTTCAGTTTTGCTCTCTCACTTTCCCCAAGACCATCCCACTCCGGCTTCCACGCGCATGAGACATTCAGACAACC belongs to Brassica rapa cultivar Chiifu-401-42 chromosome A07, CAAS_Brap_v3.01, whole genome shotgun sequence and includes:
- the LOC103832174 gene encoding protein LAZ1 homolog 1, which codes for MEWRGIICTLFFILSIGESSSRFRIMWLPNLGAGVDFSGTYFTWPILSASVFVTVAILISMYLIFEHLASYNQPEEQKFLIGLILMVPVYALESFLSLLNSEAAFNCEVIRDCYEAFALYCFERYMIACLDGEDRTIEFMEQQTVITQTTPLLEGTCSYKVVEHPFPMNCFLKDWNLGPQFYHAVKIGIVQYMILKMICALLAMLLEAFGVYGEGKFQWNYGYPYLAVVLNFSQTWALYCLVQFYNVIKDKLAPIKPLAKFLTFKSIVFLTWWQGIIVAFLFSMGIFKGSLAKELKTRIQDYIICIEMGVAAVVHLYVFPAAPYKRGERCVRNVAVMSDYASIDTPPDPEEVKDSERTTRVRYGRYDDEREKRLNFPQSVRDVVVGSGEIIADDMRFTVSHVVEPVERGIAKINRTFHQISENVKRFEQKKRRTKDDSYVIPLNPWTKEFSEVHEDLHEGGSVSDSGLGSTKRRQQSRVSGLWSRMRR